A single window of Salvelinus namaycush isolate Seneca chromosome 11, SaNama_1.0, whole genome shotgun sequence DNA harbors:
- the pigk gene encoding GPI-anchor transamidase, producing the protein MASCCSLKLLTLFSLIIVPASVESNNIEAEAGKFFSSGHTNNWAVLVCTSRFWFNYRHVANTLSVYRSVKRLGIPDSHIVLMLADDMACNHRNPKPATVFSHKNMELNVYGDDVEVDYRGYEVTVENFLRVLTGRLPPSTPRSKRLLSDDHSNILIYLTGHGGNGFLNFQDSEEISNVELADAFEQMWTKRR; encoded by the exons ATGGCTAGCTGCTGTTCCCTGAAATTATTGACACTTTTCAGCCTGATTATTGTTCCTGCCTCGGTGGAAAGTAATAATATTGAG GCTGAAGCTGGTAAATTCTTCAGCAGTGGACACACAAACAATTGGGCAGTTTTG GTGTGCACATCCAGATTCTGGTTCAACTATCGTCATGTGGCCAACACACTATCTGTGTACCGTAGTGTCAAGAGACTGGGCATCCCAGACAG TCACATAGTTTTGATGCTGGCCGACGACATGGCGTGTAACCATAGAAACCCGAAGCCGGCCACGGTTTTCAGTCACAAGAACATGGAGCTCAACGTGTACGGAGATGACGTGGAGGTGGATTACCGTGGTTACGAG gTGACCGTTGAGAACTTCCTCCGTGTTCTGACGGGAAGGCTGCCTCCCAGCACCCCGCGGTCCAAACGCCTTCTCTCTGACGACCATAGCAACATCCTCATCTACCTCACTG gtcACGGTGGGAACGGCTTCCTGAATTTCCAGGACTCTGAAGAGATCAGCAACGTGGAGCTGGCCGACGCCTTTGAACAGATGTGGACGAAGagaaggtag